The Trichomycterus rosablanca isolate fTriRos1 unplaced genomic scaffold, fTriRos1.hap1 scaffold_372, whole genome shotgun sequence genome contains the following window.
tttaggtggtggatgattctaagcactgcagtgacactgacatggtggtggtgtgttagtgtgtgttgtgctggtatgagtggatcagacacagcagcgctgctggagttttaaacaccgtgtccactcactgtccactctattaggcactcctacctagttggtccaccttgtagatgtaaagtcagagacgatcgctcatctatcgctgctgtttgagtcggtcatcttctagaccttcatcagtggtcacaggacgctgcccacggggcgctgtcggctggatgtttttggttggtggatgattctcagtccagcagtgacagtgaggtgtttaaaaactccagcagcgctgctgtgtctgatccactcataccagcacaacacacactaacacaccaccaccatgtcagtgtcactgcagtgctgagaatcatccaccacctaaataatacctgctctgtggtggtcctgtggaagtcctgaccattgaagaacagggtgaaaggggactaacaaagcacgtagagaaacagatagactacagtcagtaattgtagaactacaaagtgcttctatatggtaagtggagctgataacatggacaatgagtgtagaaacaaggaggtggttttaatgttatggctgatcggtgtatatattatgAGTTAGTAATAAATATGGTTGTTTGAAGGCAGGATGTGGGCGTGACGTTAATCTTGATTTTTAACTAGGTAATAAATTCCAGCTCTGATCCGTTTGCTCTTACAGATTAATAATCCTGATCTGTGGAACAATAAGGACACGGGGGAGGATGGTGATAAATCGTGGTGCTCTACCCGCTGTGTGGGGGCACCGGGACCGGTCGGCCCTGCAGGACCTCAGGTACCATCGTTTACTCCTCCATACATTCAAATGAACCGAACATGGAACCGAATCAGAAAATATtccattgtagcctagtggttaaggtactgaactagtaatcagaaggtcgctggttgaagcaccaccactgccaggttgccactgttgggcccttgagcaaggcccttaacccttaattgcttccACCGAATGGTTTGGCTCACACTTGGGTCTATGAGGATGTCGTCACGGCTCGTGTTGAAGGACCTACTTAAAACCGgacagttggttctgggagtggtgttgagttttaaagacgttgaatttcgaggtatttttctccataaggatgtttggagaacctgttaatgcgtccatggtcccgtggagctgcagatattttagtctcatgtaaaataatgaggttgtttttgacacttaaacactgaaaataacacaaatataatataaacacactgaagtacaattactaacagttacacatcaataacaatactgtacaataaaagctgcattttagttttacttctttattgtttcctgacgcttcttaatgctgaagatgcttgatgttggaataccgtattcccttcagcaccggcgcattcacacgagaagtgacaaaaccgctttagCACTGCTGTGCAGTTATTTCCtgtgaagtgtgacggcggtgctgCTTAGCACTTTGTTTACATCAGTCGCCGTACCTACACGAGCCAAACAAGTTCTCACCTGCACGCCGAGTTTAAAGGAACAAATTCCTCAAAGAAAGGCGTCGAGTTTCACAGATTTCAAGTTCAGTGGACGTCGGGTTACTGTACTCTTTGGTTTCAGCTTGGAACGAATGTTTAAAATGCGCAAAATGGTTCAAAGTTGGGTGTGAACTGGAACGGAATCTGTTCCACGTTGGTGGAAAAGGTCCATGAGTGGCGTGGGAATGCCCAGACGTCTCTGGAAAGGAATACAGGACGCTCACCGCCCAGTTTGACGatgcttgagaggatctgcattacagaatgggataaactgcctaaatccagatgtGCCTATAGGGTGtttaggtgtagtttgactgcaggcgctcgggtggtgcaggggtaaagggttcaaatctcagcggtgctctCAACCGGTCAGGTGTCTGCATGAATGTGATTGaaacacttgtcagtgcgctcttagtgcaggtcacaagcccGGTGCTGTAAGCTGGTCaggtgtctgcatggatttgattggctaatgtctgggAGGAGGGCTTTTTTCCACTCGCCGTCTCTGCTCCGTGCACCAGCCCGAGAAACACGACACTGCTCACCACGCCGGCCACGCCACGCCCCCCTGCGTCCACGCCGCCGCAACCGCCTAAATAAAGACGCTGCTGCCCTGGGTGATATCTGATCTGTACTGGGAATGCCAGCATGTCTTCACTGGGCTCACTGGAccacacaccttaacacaccCTCCATCAGAGGTTACACTGTCAATACAGATGTTTcagaaagtatatggacacacatggattttaatttattttaagtcTTCCTCACAGAGCTGTATAACCCCCAGtgttccttccaatctagtcatatccaattccctgatgttatttcactatttaatcattCACAGGGTCCTCCAGGATTACCAGGACCCATGGGACCAAAGGGTGAaaaggtaccacacacacatacacacacacatatacacacacatatacatacacacatacacacatacacatacacacacacatatacacacacatatacatacacacatacacacatatacatacacacacacatatacatacacacatatacataaacacacagacacatacatacacacacatacacacacatacacacacacacacacacacacacatgagcaAAAATCATCCACGTCCGTGTTGATGCAGCGTCTCTTCTTGTCtcctcctgtctgtctgtttccaGGGAGAAATTGGGCGACCCGGACAGAAGGTAAGACCCCGTCGAGTCCGTTCCATTTTCTCTCCTAAGTGGATTTGTGAAGGAGAAAAGAGAAACGGGCTGAGATACGTGCACACATGTACGGAGGGTTATTGGCTCCGTTCCCGGCTCTGCTCCCGGCTGGGATTCACACCGCAGCCACAGACAATAATGacattctaaacaaacacaacctCGACACACATACACGGGGTATGGagtcgagtgtgtgtgtgtgtgtgtgtgcagatttgTGGTCAACCTCATTAGAGCCCGGACCGCATCGAGATCTCAGTGGAATTTCCCAGCGGTCCTATTCCACAATCCCCCTGACAGGCAGGTGTTGTTTCCATGAGGCTTTAGGGATCAGCGTCGGTCCTCGCTCAGGCTAAACGGAGGACACACGGACCTGAGAGGGGCGTGTGAGGGGGGTACAAGGCACGGACGCACCGACGGAAGGACGTTTACTGTATTGCGGTGTAATTTAGCTTAGTGCCCGAGCGTCCTCATAAATCATGGCTTTCCCACAGGCCCCGGGCCCCGCCCCGCCCTGTCTGCATTATCTAATTAAAGCGGGTGCTGCGATGGTGCATCGCTCGCTCCGTCTCTCGCCTGTCCGTCGCTAATCAGCCTTTCAGGAGCTCTCAGGAGACGCGCTGCGCTCACCTCTTATGTACTGTCCTCTCTCTGAACCCCCGAGCACATTCGGATATCGGGCCGTATTGATTTTTTAAACGTAATGGAACGGAAGGACGGGACGGTTAATCCAGGACGGAGAGTCGATACGCTGATCCTTATCTGCTCTAGTTTTCCTTTAATAATCATTTCCTTCTGTTATCATTACAGTCATTTTGTCTATTATTGTACTGAGCTGTGTTTATGACAGTGAGTTTGACACTgaccaaccataacattaaaaccacctctacacttctacactcactgtccattttatcagctccacttaccatgattgactgtagtccatctgtttctctacataccttttagcctgctttcaccctgttcttcaatggtcaggaccaccacagagcaggtattatttaggtggtggatgattctcagcactgcagtgacactgacatggtggtggtgtgttagggtgtgttgtgctggtatgagtggagtttttaaacacctcactgtcactgctggactgagaatcgtccaccgaccaaaaatatccagccgacagcaccccgtgggcagcgtcctgtgaccactgatgaaggtctagaagatgagcgactcaaacagcagcaatagatgagcgatcgtctctgactttacatctacaaggtggaccgactaggtaggagtgtctaatagagtggacagtgagtggacacggtgtgtaaaaactccagcagcgctgctgtgtctgatccactcataccagcacaacacacactaacacaccaccaccatgtcagtgtcactgcagtgctgagaattatccaccacctaaataatacctgctctgtggtggtcctgtgggggtcctgaccattaaagaacagcatgaaaggagctaacaaagcatgcagagaaacaaatggactacagtcagtaattgtagaactacaaagtgcttctatatgataagtggagctgataaaatggacagtgagtgtagaaacaaggaggtggttttaatgttatgtgttGCAACCAGTGAAAACTAAGTGAAAACTATGCAGAGATCATGGTAGAAACTGGATAATTCGATCTCACAACCTTCCAGCTGGTAACCCACTAGGCTCCTAATaaaggctgggacaaatgtgtaACCATAAGAGGATCACCTAACAACCATGGCTGAACTCCACAACTTCACAACTCACTCCACTCTTGACCAAGAGTCACAGGAAGGGTCGACTGAAATGCAGCAGAAGGAACTTTGATAGGCCTGTGTTCCGTATAGGCCTCACATTACTTTTTATCATTACAGGGACGCACTGGCCCTCCTGGCCTCCCAGGGCGACATGGACCAAATGGACATCCAGGACAAAGCGGGCCCAAAGTGAGTACAGACCATCATCTTCTAAAGCACCACACAGGTCTATACGAACAtctaattatatttaaataagatTATCCCGTAAATGTTAATGCAGGACTGTGGTTCTATTCAATCAACTCACTGATGGTAGATGGTGAGGGTAGAATCTGAGGTTAGACATAGATATATGCAGATGAAAAGGATAGACGCTGAGGGTAGAAGCTGAAGGTATAGGCTGAGGATAGATGCTGAGGATAGATGCTAAAGGTAGATGCTGAGGATAGATGCTAGGGGTAGATTCTAAGAGTAGATACTGAGGGTTGATGCTGAAGGAAGATGCTGAAGGTAGAACCTGGGGGTAGAAGCTAAGCATAGATGCTATGGGTAGATGCTGAGGGTTGATGCTGAAGGTTGATGCTGAAGGTAGAAGCTGATGGCTGGTGCTGAAGGTTGATGCTGAATGAAGATGCTAAAGGTAGATGCTGAGGGTAGAACCTGGGGGTAGAAGCTGAAGGTAGATGCTGAGGGTAGAACCAGAGGGTAGATGCTGAGGGCTGATGCTAAGCGTAGAACCTAAGGGTAAAGGCTGAGGATAGATGCTACTGGTAGATTCTAGAGTAGATACTGAGGGTTGATGTTGAAGTTAGAACCTGATGGTTGACGCTGAGGGTAGAAGCTGATGGTTGATGCTGAGGGTAGATGCTGAGAGTATATTCTGAGGGTATAAGCTGAGGGTTAATGCTGAGGGTAGTTGCTGAAGTTAGATGCTGAGGGTAGAACCTGAGGGTAGATGCTAAGGGTTGAAACTAAAAGTAGAAGCTGAATGTAGATGCTCAGGGTAGAACCTCAAGTACATGCTGAAAGTAGATGCTGAGGGTAGAAGCTGATGGTTGATGTGGGTAGATACTGAGGGTATATGATGAAGGTACAAGCTGGGGCTAAAAGGTAGATGAAGAGGATAGATGCTGAGGGTAAAATATGAGAGTAGATGCTGAAGGTAGATGTTAAGGGTATATGAAGAGGGTAGATGCTGAGGGGGGTTTTAGTAGGTGAGATGGGGTGGCATCAGGGTACGAGCCACGCTGCTGGAAATGGAAACGGAGTTTGAGGGTTTGAATCACgaactgggctcacaaatacagaaggcacaTGGAGTTACCTATCTTATCTAGccattgggggggggggcaattaGCGCACCCTTattgcaggtcccaagcccggataaacagGACGCCTGGGTCAGAATGTGAGTCTACGTCCAAGTTTAGATGCCGGGACCAAAGAGGATTATTTACAAGCTTAGGGGTGTCGGGGTTGTTTAACATTCAGAAGGGGAACCTGCTGAGACAGGTTCTGTGGTTAACTATTACTGACAGAGGTCAGAGGAGAAGGAAAGgttaccaaaagtttatggacacttTGATATTTTACCTGGTATCGAGCTGGTATTGACGCAATAAAAGTGAGCTGTGTTTTCACCAGGGAGAGAAAGGAGACCCAGGACTGATGGGTTTGCCTGGAGCAAGGGGACCAATGGGATCCAAGGTCTGTGCTTGCTAAATGCTAGCTCTAATAGACACcggatatataaaataaaaccatgATTATACGTGTGGTGGTATTTTAAATGCTGTAAGGATTTGTTTCTTTCGTCTGATGCAGGGTTTGTCTGGATACAAGGGAGAAAAGGTACAACAGTCTTCCAACACTTTCTGTCcttatattttgtttgttttgtgtcttTCTGTGATAAATAATTGCTGgtttattattaaaactgtTTGTTTAAGCCGTTTCTTGTCATGTTGTGTGTCTAGGGCTCACGGGGTGATATAGGTGACGTTGGCCAGAAGGGTGACAAGGTGAGACTATCACACTTTATCAGGTGGTGAAATCTGATCTTGGAATCTGATTTTGGATTCTGATCCGGAGTTCCGTTGTTATTTTCTTAGTTACTCGAGTCATTTCTATGTTTGTACATTTGTTGATATGGTTGctagcagagatggggactcgagcgtcttcagactcgactcggactcgtttcaaatgactctgactcgactcatgactcgcaaaaaatgactcgtagaaaacaaaagtcagcaacattagttacgtgtgataattatatatatatatctgatccgacatcattctgatcatgtcattttctgctctctaataataataataataataataataataataataataataacactccgTCCGTTTTAACccgcaacacacacaatgtgtaaatgttccagccagcttccggcgtagtgatgaagtgtcgctccctacttaaaatggtggaataccctacatagtgcacttcacaggaacagaaTGAAACGCTCCAACAGAATCGGcgctgatggttgaaagacgctttttaaaccaatcagagcttctgattgtaattgttagtaagaaatgctgttatttgcatttattcagtttgcgtcacacagatgacgtggtaatgaaacgctcgatcggctttctaaccacttcctgttttacttcaccaccgggaaaagtttggaggtttttaattataagcacatttacaaaataacggattctgttcctaatgggacgcacacttataaatgtaatagcatctggaagaacagaagctcaggtaagcagcggttatgattgtttttgctgtgtttgggattttggccgctgtgccgtgatttatcgagcgcttttgttctgtaatgaaaacaaaacgtatcagttgaagcttttaactggaaccttcttgttacggaaattacattcatttacaaaatgaggaggaaagtaaagacacgaagtaaaacggctaaatacactcgctaatctgttgttgtttttatctgaatttacagattatttctttatttctgcgctacatttataatatatgttttgtgtagattatattgactcctgactcgactcgaactcgtattttgtgacttgtgaacatctctggttgtTAGAGATTTGTTTGGGTTCCGGACGCTACCTGTACCATCCCACTactgctgctgagatctggggatccggggttcgaatctcagcggtgccaTCAGACAATCGGGCATCTGCTTGGACATAGTTGGTGgtggccaaaacagcctagACGTCGAGAGCTGCGATCGTCAGTGCGCtatcagtgcaggtcccaaacccGGATAGAAACAGGAGGAATCGAAACAGGAGGAATCGAAATCTGCTTGTGCATTAAATTTTCGTAGTCACATTGTCACTTAAGGAAGCGCGGCTGGGATggaaagtacaaccccaaaaatgcaaataataataaaaaacacagagtttcttacattgacttacatctgctcaacttttattattaaacatccattcctgcatttcaggcctgcaacacatttaaaaaaaagttgggacggggccaaaaaaactaaataatgatgtgatgttaaacaggtgatgtgaacaggtgattgtaatcatggtttggtacaaaagcagcatcccggaaaggctgagagtcagaggatccagtttgtccacatgatgaaaatgtttaaaaacaatgaatgaaagaaagattggaagggatttgcatgttctccctctacagtgcagaatatcattaaaccattcaaggaatcaggaagaATTTTAGTGTGcaaatcatacttaacactttactgtgcaaaaaaaaaagccttatgttaaccatgtccagaagcagcgtggctgaggaagaagagggtacgggtactggaccggcctgcctgcagtcctgacctgtccccaaaaaAGGACATGAGGAGAGTTTTGAAACGACGACGACCCCACATattgctgcacatcttaagacgtgtttgcaggaagaacgagacaaaataaaagctgaaacactaaatcactcgctctcctctgtaaatgctttactgttccaactttttttggaatgtgttgcagggctgaaatgcaggaatggatgtttattaataaatgaaatgaagttgagcagataaaagatgaaatatctcagcttcatcctgtctgacatcaaataaaagtcaatgtaagaaactctgtgtttttattatattttatttgcattttccatactgtcccaactttttctgattctggGTTGTACAGAGATTAGCAGCATGTCTGTCGGTAAGCCGTTGCAGGATGTTGTTAGCAGATAAGGAGCAACAGGTTACCACAGAATGGTTGGTTCCCAAGCTTTAGAGGAAGTCTGAAACTTTAACATGACTAGAGCAGTGTGAAGGGAGACTCAcagttctgttccttgttcttcagctaatatgcaattgtgttttaataaatattcttCAATCAAAGTCCTTTAGTAATTTGTATTTCATTACTTCCCCAACATTGATTGTGATTGTGTTTCAGGGCACAATGGGTCTGCCAGGAATGCTCGGGCAGAAGGTGAGAAAGCAAGTTCTCATCCGTGATccattaatttatataaataaatacaagtatcggtcaACACATGCTGCATATGTGATATTTTTAGGGTGAAATGGGCCCAAAAGGAGAGCCAGGAGCCTCAGGGAGCAGGGGACCCACCGGCCGACCAGGAAAAAGAGGCAAACAGGTTCTCCTGGGTTACTGATCACACTTGCATTGGTTTTATTCCTAAAATTCAGTCTGATGTGAactgaggtttgtttgttttcagggTCAGAAGGGAGATATTGGTCATATGGGACCAATGGGACCTGCAGGCCCCCAGGGTAACCCTGGTCATCCTGGTCCTCCTGGTTTACCAGCTTCAGGTACATTTTTGTACAGAGTTCTGGCTTCACTTTAACAGTTCAGTCCTGGAGAAACAGGTCACAGGGTGTAAGAACCTCCTGTCAGAGACGCTGAAGGATCGTTTTAGCCCCGGAGCAACCCGATCTTCTGTCCCGGAGCCCAAAACCATGACATCATGTTCCCAAAGTGAGCGATAGGAAAGCCCGAGCTCCTCGCTGATATACAAACATGATGTCAGCACTTTATTAATGCGACGGCCTGTTCGACCCGCCATGCAAATTAATAGAACACACGCTCTTCTGATGCCTAACGTTGgggaatttattttttaactgtttggcacaaagtggtgagccacgatTCATGTGGACTCAAATTCGgttcatctgagatgagctcagaccCAGAGAACTCTAAGGCGTTTCAGGTTgcgtttcttgatgcagcggcggactgTCTTAGTCGAAGAcgtttttctgaagtgttcccgAGCCCATGTGGTTGTATTTATCACGGCAGCATGACGTTCCTCGAGCAGCGCCGACATTCAACAGCGGCTTCTGGACCTATCATTCACAGACTGAGATTCTTCCAGAGATTCTTCagatctttccacaatattctGTACGGTAGATGATAAAATACCTTACACTGAGAACTGATTGATTCTCtcctgaagtttggaacacagtggtgagccaaaAAGACAGACAAGCTGTCATGTGGACTCAAATGTGGACACATTTTCAGTCTTTCGGTCCATTTGAGATGAGctcaagcccagagaactctaaGGCGTTTCAGGTTGCGTTTCTTGATGCAGAGGTGGACTGTCTTAGTCAACAAcgtttttctgaagtgttcccgAGTCCATGTGgttgtatttatcacagtagcatgatgttCCTCAAGCAGCACCAACATTCAACAGCGGCATCATTCACAGACTGAGATTCTTCCAGAGATTCTTCagatctttccacaatattct
Protein-coding sequences here:
- the LOC134307879 gene encoding acetylcholinesterase collagenic tail peptide-like; the protein is TLPYEIKIVIAGNHELTFDQEFMADLIKQDFYYFPSASKLKPENYENVQSMLTNCIYLQDSDVTVRGFRIYGSPWSNCAGTQEIQPLLFTGSTAAPVPAAPLAVINNPDLWNNKDTGEDGDKSWCSTRCVGAPGPVGPAGPQGPPGLPGPMGPKGEKGEIGRPGQKGRTGPPGLPGRHGPNGHPGQSGPKGEKGDPGLMGLPGARGPMGSKGLSGYKGEKGSRGDIGDVGQKGDKGTMGLPGMLGQKGEMGPKGEPGASGSRGPTGRPGKRGKQGQKGDIGHMGPMGPAGPQGNPGHPGPPGLPASGLYMVGSKGEKGEQGNPGHCDCNSLTRNPKFDHSFRSNSYPRVPA